A part of Nitrospirota bacterium genomic DNA contains:
- the arsS gene encoding arsenosugar biosynthesis radical SAM protein ArsS (Some members of this family are selenoproteins.) translates to MALTQLSLNARSNPLASAEEQNRILSGTTACTSFDDVLGQSGMEPLHSTGISVFQINVGKLCNQTCGHCHVDASPDRREMMTRETAEACIHALAETEIPIVDITGGAPELNPNFRWLIEQARNLERHVMDRCNLSVLLLPSQADLGGFLAKHSVEIVASLPSCHPMQTDAQRGKGVFEKSILALQLLNRLGYGVKDSGLVLNLVYNPVGAFLPPKQKEVEAQFRKDLANRYGIFFNELYTITNMPISRFLEFLLKTGNFEHYMGRLANAFNPSAAQGVMCRNMISIGWDGTLYDCDFNQMLELPVGYDAPRHIRDFENVRLERRRIVTGNHCYGCTAGSGSSCGGSISP, encoded by the coding sequence ATGGCATTAACTCAACTTAGCCTGAATGCCCGATCCAATCCGCTGGCATCAGCCGAGGAACAAAACCGGATATTGAGCGGTACAACAGCCTGTACTTCATTTGATGATGTGCTGGGACAGTCGGGGATGGAGCCGCTTCATTCAACCGGAATAAGTGTTTTTCAGATCAACGTCGGAAAGCTTTGCAACCAGACGTGCGGGCATTGTCATGTCGATGCTTCTCCGGATCGCCGGGAGATGATGACGCGCGAAACCGCCGAAGCCTGTATCCATGCCCTGGCAGAGACAGAGATCCCCATAGTGGATATTACCGGGGGCGCTCCGGAACTTAATCCTAATTTTCGATGGCTGATCGAACAGGCGCGAAATCTCGAACGACATGTTATGGATCGATGTAATCTAAGCGTTCTTCTCCTTCCCTCACAAGCCGACCTGGGGGGATTTCTTGCCAAACATTCTGTTGAGATTGTCGCATCTCTTCCGTCTTGCCATCCGATGCAAACGGATGCCCAACGGGGAAAAGGGGTGTTTGAGAAATCAATTTTAGCGCTACAACTCCTCAATCGCCTGGGTTACGGAGTTAAGGATTCAGGCTTGGTGCTGAATCTGGTTTATAACCCGGTCGGGGCGTTTCTTCCTCCAAAACAGAAAGAGGTCGAAGCGCAGTTTAGGAAGGATCTCGCAAACCGTTATGGCATTTTTTTTAACGAACTCTATACCATTACGAATATGCCAATCAGCCGGTTTCTGGAATTTCTCCTCAAAACCGGAAACTTTGAACATTACATGGGCCGTCTGGCAAATGCCTTTAATCCATCTGCCGCTCAAGGAGTCATGTGCCGGAACATGATTTCGATTGGTTGGGATGGGACCCTTTATGATTGTGATTTCAACCAGATGCTGGAACTTCCGGTCGGTTACGATGCTCCCAGACATATCAGGGACTTTGAAAATGTTCGACTCGAACGGAGACGCATTGTGACCGGAAATCATTGCTATGGGTGTACGGCGGGATCAGGATCTTCTTGCGGAGGTTCAATCTCACCCTAA
- a CDS encoding carboxymuconolactone decarboxylase family protein, translated as MDTYYHPPDLGKFAEMGKGNPELWEKFMSYYSAVFSEGALTEREKALIALGVSHAVQCPYCIDAYTQACLDKGSNVEQMTEAVHVACAIRGGASLVHGVQMRKVAEKLSM; from the coding sequence ATGGATACTTACTACCACCCCCCTGACTTGGGAAAATTTGCTGAAATGGGAAAAGGGAATCCCGAGTTATGGGAGAAATTCATGAGTTATTACAGTGCTGTTTTCAGTGAAGGTGCTCTAACCGAGCGCGAAAAGGCACTCATCGCTTTGGGAGTCAGCCACGCCGTGCAATGCCCTTATTGCATCGACGCCTATACGCAAGCCTGTCTCGACAAGGGATCAAATGTCGAACAGATGACTGAGGCGGTTCATGTCGCCTGTGCAATCCGGGGCGGCGCCTCTCTGGTTCACGGTGTCCAAATGCGTAAAGTCGCAGAAAAACTTTCCATGTGA
- the gspE gene encoding type II secretion system ATPase GspE, which produces MAVPKPKKKMLGEMLISAGLLTPKQLENALMEQKTKGGRIGAILKSLKYVTEEEIIKVLGSQMGIPHLSLENIMIDQDILKEIPETTARRFQVFPISKKGKILTLAMADPLNLFAIDDIKKMTNLEVQAVVSTENDISRTIERFYGINGSLHEALKDVQPQFQSLSDLDGRTRLDNLVEDAPVIKLVNSIILQAVQEGASDIHIEPENDTIRIRFRVDGLLREVMQSTKNLHAGLCSRVKVMASLDISEKRISQDGRIQMVLGGKEIDIRVNTLPTIHGEKIVLRILDKGTLFLSMETLGFSETGLAKFSKLLNMPYGLILVTGPTGSGKTTTLYASLSQINSMDKNIVTIEDPVEYQLKRINQVQVNPKAGVLFSTGLRNILRQDPDIVMVGEIRDKETAAIAVQAALTGHLVLSTLHTNDASSSIARLMDMGIEPFLMSSALLGILAQRLVRKICAVCKESYTPTDEIIEEFQLPAGALLAKGKGCNACRQTGYKGRTGIYELLLIDDSIRSLIISKPVSSEITSLARQNGMENMRQHGLAKILAGETTLEEVLRVTEEIY; this is translated from the coding sequence ATGGCCGTACCGAAACCCAAAAAGAAAATGCTGGGAGAGATGCTCATCTCCGCCGGTCTTTTGACGCCTAAACAGCTCGAAAACGCCCTTATGGAACAGAAGACAAAAGGGGGAAGAATAGGCGCTATTTTAAAGAGCCTGAAATATGTGACAGAAGAAGAGATCATTAAGGTGCTAGGTAGCCAGATGGGGATTCCCCATCTTTCCCTGGAGAACATTATGATCGATCAGGATATCCTGAAGGAAATTCCCGAAACCACCGCCCGTCGTTTTCAGGTTTTTCCCATTTCAAAAAAGGGAAAAATCCTGACTCTTGCCATGGCCGACCCGCTGAATCTCTTTGCGATTGACGATATCAAGAAAATGACCAATCTTGAAGTTCAGGCGGTCGTCAGTACAGAAAATGACATTTCCCGAACCATCGAACGATTTTATGGTATTAACGGTTCGTTGCATGAAGCCTTGAAAGATGTTCAACCCCAGTTTCAATCATTAAGCGATCTGGATGGAAGAACCCGACTTGACAATCTTGTCGAAGATGCGCCAGTCATCAAGCTCGTCAATTCGATTATTCTACAGGCTGTTCAGGAAGGGGCAAGTGATATCCACATCGAACCTGAAAATGACACCATTCGGATCCGGTTCCGGGTGGATGGACTCCTTAGAGAAGTGATGCAGTCGACCAAGAACCTTCATGCAGGACTTTGTTCCAGAGTCAAGGTGATGGCGAGTCTCGATATCTCTGAAAAAAGAATCTCGCAGGATGGAAGAATTCAGATGGTCCTCGGAGGTAAAGAAATTGACATCCGTGTGAATACCCTTCCGACGATTCATGGTGAAAAAATCGTTTTGCGCATTCTTGATAAAGGGACCCTCTTTTTAAGTATGGAGACGCTTGGTTTTTCAGAAACCGGCCTCGCAAAGTTCTCGAAATTACTGAATATGCCCTATGGCCTAATCTTGGTAACCGGTCCGACCGGGAGCGGAAAAACGACGACCCTTTATGCTTCGCTCAGTCAGATCAACTCCATGGATAAAAACATCGTGACCATTGAAGATCCGGTGGAATACCAGTTAAAGCGAATCAATCAGGTTCAAGTGAATCCCAAAGCGGGGGTACTATTTTCAACCGGATTGCGGAATATCCTTCGACAGGATCCGGATATCGTCATGGTGGGCGAGATTCGGGATAAAGAGACCGCCGCAATTGCGGTCCAGGCCGCACTGACGGGCCACCTCGTATTATCCACACTTCATACGAACGATGCCTCAAGTTCAATTGCTCGCTTAATGGATATGGGGATCGAACCTTTCTTAATGTCGTCCGCTCTTTTAGGAATTTTAGCGCAGAGACTGGTTAGAAAAATCTGTGCCGTCTGCAAGGAATCCTATACCCCGACTGACGAAATAATAGAAGAATTTCAACTTCCTGCCGGAGCTTTACTGGCAAAAGGAAAAGGTTGCAATGCATGTCGTCAGACCGGCTACAAAGGAAGGACCGGTATTTATGAACTATTGTTAATCGATGACTCCATTAGAAGTCTGATCATATCGAAGCCGGTTTCCAGTGAAATCACCTCTTTGGCGAGACAGAACGGAATGGAAAACATGCGACAACACGGGTTGGCCAAGATTTTGGCCGGCGAGACCACACTCGAAGAAGTTTTGAGAGTTACCGAAGAAATCTATTAG
- a CDS encoding type II secretion system F family protein, with translation MPVFEYRARDHSGGLVTGSIESPRREDVALQLDHLGYIPVGIKEMAFAGPSLFKRDFFHSNTINQDELIVFTRQLHTLFSAGLSITYAFQALMDQTDNAWFKGVIAQMLASIEGGSSLSESMERHPKIFDPLYVNMVRAGEAGGILDTTLDRLAQMLEHAKETQERIKAATRYPKIVVISLLIAVVILLTFVIPQFVKLYSGFKVALPLPTRILIGVNNLFHQFWPLFLLLGAGGVWGVKAYLKTDSGRWKWDSQKIKLPVFGPIFLKSALSRFARVFGNLTRTGLPILQTLEMVSMVVGNVVIAKLVGDIRDSARKGKGLVEPMKGSNIFPPIVIQMMAIGEETGKVEEMLMKVSEYFDRDVEYAIKNLSASLEPILLASVGGMVLFLALAIFMPWWNLISVFKGGH, from the coding sequence ATGCCTGTATTTGAGTATCGCGCGAGAGACCACAGCGGTGGTCTCGTGACTGGTTCCATTGAAAGTCCCCGTCGGGAAGATGTGGCGCTTCAACTTGATCATCTCGGGTATATCCCTGTCGGGATTAAGGAGATGGCGTTTGCCGGGCCGTCTCTGTTCAAAAGAGATTTTTTTCATTCCAACACGATCAATCAGGATGAGTTAATTGTCTTCACCCGTCAGCTCCATACCCTTTTTTCAGCCGGCCTTTCGATTACCTATGCCTTTCAGGCGTTGATGGATCAGACAGACAATGCCTGGTTCAAAGGAGTCATCGCCCAGATGCTTGCGAGCATCGAAGGAGGGAGCTCTCTTTCCGAATCGATGGAAAGACACCCAAAAATATTTGACCCTCTATATGTCAACATGGTGAGGGCAGGGGAAGCGGGAGGTATACTTGATACAACGCTTGACCGGCTTGCCCAGATGCTGGAGCATGCCAAAGAGACCCAGGAGAGAATCAAGGCGGCAACACGTTACCCCAAAATAGTCGTGATTTCGCTACTTATTGCTGTGGTCATATTATTGACTTTTGTGATTCCACAATTTGTCAAACTTTACTCCGGATTTAAGGTCGCTCTTCCTCTTCCGACCCGCATCCTGATCGGTGTGAATAATCTCTTTCATCAGTTTTGGCCATTGTTTTTGCTCCTGGGAGCGGGGGGCGTTTGGGGAGTCAAAGCCTATCTTAAAACCGATTCAGGCCGGTGGAAATGGGACAGTCAGAAAATAAAACTTCCGGTTTTTGGTCCCATATTTCTCAAATCTGCCTTATCTCGCTTTGCCCGGGTATTCGGAAATTTAACGCGAACCGGCCTGCCTATCCTTCAGACGCTTGAGATGGTTTCGATGGTGGTTGGAAATGTGGTGATCGCGAAACTGGTCGGTGATATCCGTGATAGCGCCAGAAAAGGGAAGGGTCTCGTTGAGCCGATGAAGGGGAGTAATATTTTTCCTCCTATTGTGATCCAGATGATGGCCATTGGCGAAGAGACGGGTAAAGTCGAAGAGATGTTGATGAAAGTCTCGGAATATTTCGACCGGGATGTGGAGTACGCCATTAAGAACCTGTCGGCCTCTTTAGAGCCGATTCTTCTGGCGAGTGTTGGGGGGATGGTCTTGTTTTTAGCTTTGGCGATTTTCATGCCATGGTGGAATTTAATCTCAGTATTTAAAGGAGGTCATTAA
- a CDS encoding type II secretion system protein produces the protein MIDNQRGFTLIELLVVLVIIGILTAIAVTRYQDLTTEAQIGATKGNLATIKGGISLLHARFLLAGYGGTAQEWPSVAELNNNLTAGRTAALNGLKIIEGPSTATCASCMPPDSVISNARTVTAVTTANADARSVSAGAGIGWDYDPVSGQIYVAATTPSDSLGTPANLW, from the coding sequence ATTATAGACAATCAAAGAGGTTTTACGTTGATCGAGCTTCTCGTCGTGTTGGTCATTATCGGAATCCTAACCGCTATTGCTGTGACGCGTTATCAGGATCTCACCACTGAAGCCCAAATTGGCGCAACAAAGGGAAACCTGGCAACGATAAAGGGTGGAATTAGTCTCTTGCACGCCCGGTTTTTATTGGCGGGTTACGGAGGAACAGCACAGGAATGGCCATCCGTCGCAGAGTTAAATAATAACTTAACCGCGGGAAGAACCGCAGCCTTGAATGGTCTTAAAATCATCGAAGGCCCTTCCACGGCGACCTGTGCAAGCTGTATGCCTCCGGATTCTGTGATTTCAAACGCAAGGACGGTGACCGCGGTAACCACCGCGAATGCGGACGCCCGAAGTGTATCGGCTGGGGCCGGGATCGGCTGGGACTATGATCCCGTATCCGGCCAGATTTATGTTGCGGCCACCACGCCAAGCGATTCGCTGGGCACTCCGGCCAACTTGTGGTAA
- a CDS encoding prepilin-type N-terminal cleavage/methylation domain-containing protein: MKVLKNQKGFTLIELIIVIVVLGVLAAVAIPQYVNMVDDARAAANTGYVGGLRSAMAISTANYTLKSASCVPNIMTAAGAITSTNVEACVSGSRPASLTANGASPGQWVGFAPNLTSGGAVGTVTWNVVLATAALPATITCTGSATYQC, from the coding sequence ATGAAGGTATTAAAAAATCAGAAAGGTTTTACATTGATTGAGCTAATCATTGTAATCGTCGTATTAGGTGTGTTGGCGGCTGTTGCCATTCCTCAGTATGTCAATATGGTCGATGACGCCAGAGCGGCAGCAAATACAGGCTACGTTGGAGGATTAAGAAGTGCTATGGCCATCAGCACGGCAAATTATACCCTTAAGAGTGCTTCCTGTGTCCCCAATATTATGACGGCCGCAGGTGCGATTACTTCAACAAATGTGGAGGCCTGTGTCAGTGGATCGCGTCCAGCTTCATTAACTGCAAACGGGGCTTCTCCCGGACAATGGGTTGGATTTGCTCCCAATCTTACTTCTGGAGGTGCAGTTGGAACCGTAACTTGGAATGTCGTTCTGGCAACAGCGGCTCTTCCTGCAACAATAACCTGCACCGGATCGGCCACTTATCAGTGTTAA
- a CDS encoding prepilin-type N-terminal cleavage/methylation domain-containing protein — MGVLRNQKGFTLIELIIVIVVLGVLAAVAIPQYVNMVDDARAAANTGYIGGLRSTMAISTANYTLKSASCVPNIMTSGGAITATNVEGCVSGSRPASLTSNGATSPGQWVGFAPNLTSGGAVGTVTWNVVLATATLPATITCTGSGTYRC; from the coding sequence ATGGGCGTGTTAAGGAATCAAAAAGGCTTTACATTGATTGAGTTAATCATTGTCATCGTTGTATTAGGTGTGCTGGCGGCTGTTGCCATTCCTCAGTATGTCAATATGGTCGACGATGCCAGGGCGGCAGCAAATACAGGCTACATCGGAGGATTAAGGAGTACGATGGCCATCAGTACGGCAAATTATACTCTTAAGAGTGCTTCGTGTGTTCCCAATATTATGACCAGTGGAGGCGCGATCACGGCGACCAATGTCGAAGGATGTGTCAGTGGAAGCCGCCCCGCTTCATTAACTTCAAATGGTGCGACTTCCCCTGGACAATGGGTTGGATTTGCTCCCAATCTTACTTCTGGAGGTGCAGTTGGAACCGTAACGTGGAATGTTGTCCTGGCAACAGCGACTCTTCCTGCAACAATAACCTGCACCGGATCGGGCACCTATAGATGCTAA
- a CDS encoding tetratricopeptide repeat protein — protein sequence MTEWRVLVYYFSLLAYPIPDRLSIDYFVPISRNLFQPLSTFFSLILIVASISWSIKNAKKFPFISFGILWFFINLLVESTFIPIDLVFEHRLYLPSIGIFISSVSGISYLFRRWPYPILKGMGMVLFLISLLFESVFTIERNKDWFSQIALWASAVKRSPDSFRAHINLGKAYEDENDLDLAEKEYVRTLELNPNEVLAHNDYGSVLLKKGEIRKAESEFMTAISLNQNLFIARYNLANLHGQLLGPEIGIKETKELLNQFPKLVQGYLYLGELYESSSNPDEARQAYLEANQINPDALEPLNHLGVLCLKLGDYKNAEIYFKEALMVDPNPSQLHQNLGRTYQFQGLPKKALEEYILAYEGNPRNTAIHFNIGSLFLQNGNFETAVAEFEKGAADKATRESLPLLKEALTIIHDPELRTKIENLINKISN from the coding sequence ATGACCGAATGGAGGGTCCTGGTCTATTATTTCTCTTTATTAGCCTATCCTATTCCTGATCGCCTTTCGATAGACTATTTTGTTCCGATTTCAAGAAATCTATTTCAACCCCTATCCACTTTTTTCTCACTTATTCTCATCGTCGCCTCTATTAGTTGGTCCATAAAAAACGCAAAGAAATTCCCGTTTATATCTTTTGGAATCCTCTGGTTTTTTATCAATCTTCTCGTGGAATCGACCTTTATTCCGATCGATTTGGTATTCGAGCACCGGCTTTATCTCCCGTCAATCGGTATATTTATCTCGTCAGTATCCGGAATTTCTTACCTCTTCAGGAGATGGCCCTATCCAATATTGAAAGGAATGGGAATGGTCCTTTTTCTGATATCTCTCTTATTCGAATCGGTTTTTACCATAGAAAGGAACAAAGACTGGTTTAGCCAGATTGCCCTTTGGGCTTCAGCAGTCAAGAGATCTCCGGATTCCTTTCGCGCTCATATTAATCTCGGAAAGGCCTATGAAGACGAAAACGACCTTGACCTGGCCGAAAAAGAATATGTGAGAACTCTTGAGCTCAATCCCAACGAAGTCCTGGCCCACAATGACTATGGGTCAGTACTTTTAAAAAAGGGAGAAATCAGAAAAGCCGAAAGTGAATTCATGACCGCCATATCGCTTAACCAAAATCTTTTCATTGCACGTTATAACCTTGCGAATTTACACGGTCAATTGCTAGGCCCAGAAATAGGAATAAAGGAAACCAAAGAACTCTTGAATCAGTTTCCAAAACTGGTACAAGGGTACCTGTATCTTGGAGAGCTCTATGAAAGCTCAAGCAATCCGGATGAGGCACGACAGGCCTATTTGGAAGCAAATCAGATTAATCCCGACGCACTTGAACCCCTCAATCACCTCGGGGTTCTTTGTCTTAAACTTGGGGATTATAAAAACGCTGAGATTTATTTTAAGGAGGCCTTAATGGTCGACCCGAACCCATCCCAACTACATCAAAATTTGGGACGAACTTACCAGTTTCAGGGATTGCCAAAAAAGGCCCTGGAAGAATATATATTGGCTTATGAGGGAAATCCTCGAAATACCGCCATTCATTTTAATATTGGGAGTCTTTTCTTACAGAACGGAAATTTTGAAACTGCGGTTGCTGAATTTGAAAAAGGGGCTGCCGATAAAGCAACGAGAGAATCGCTTCCTCTTCTAAAGGAAGCTTTGACAATAATTCACGATCCGGAACTTCGAACCAAGATCGAAAATCTAATAAACAAAATTTCAAATTAG
- a CDS encoding type II secretion system protein yields MIRRKNGFTLIELVIVMVIVAILGMMVNTLTGNNASTKASGTVRKIQSDIILAQESAMTQRVHYRIQFTSPSGYNMKWCNYQVTTCSNPANWTNAIDPSTNTTPFNVTLNSGNYSGVTLAPPTLNCYYLEFNSAGVPLEDTTGGACTTAPNPSVPVATLLSRLVTVNPGGLTVTVQSGTGKTSIP; encoded by the coding sequence ATGATTAGAAGAAAAAACGGATTTACGCTAATAGAACTTGTCATTGTCATGGTGATTGTGGCGATTCTTGGAATGATGGTCAATACGTTAACTGGTAATAATGCGTCTACCAAGGCCTCTGGCACCGTTCGGAAGATTCAATCCGATATCATTCTTGCTCAGGAATCGGCGATGACTCAACGAGTTCATTACCGGATCCAGTTTACCTCCCCTTCGGGATACAATATGAAATGGTGCAATTATCAGGTGACAACCTGTTCAAACCCGGCAAACTGGACAAACGCCATAGATCCTTCTACAAATACCACTCCCTTTAATGTGACCCTCAACAGCGGAAATTATTCGGGGGTTACTTTGGCTCCTCCGACATTGAATTGCTATTATCTGGAATTTAATTCTGCAGGCGTCCCCCTTGAAGATACTACCGGGGGGGCGTGTACGACTGCCCCCAATCCCTCGGTCCCCGTAGCAACCTTGCTATCCAGATTGGTAACCGTTAATCCCGGCGGGTTAACAGTCACAGTTCAATCGGGAACCGGGAAAACATCTATTCCCTGA
- a CDS encoding prepilin-type N-terminal cleavage/methylation domain-containing protein — translation MMIPRADLKVRFDQRGFTMVELVIVIVLVGVIAMTASILIGQAAKTYQSSDNYSAISNQGRLALEMMAREIRLLRSPADITSSCAAATTALNFTDTNGTPVTYSFAGSTLSAGGVPLADNLTAFTITYYDKSNSPTNICGSAWSIAVSLTAAQGSDSLTMRTRIHPRSF, via the coding sequence ATGATGATTCCCAGGGCCGACTTAAAAGTTCGATTCGATCAAAGAGGATTTACGATGGTTGAACTTGTAATCGTCATCGTTTTGGTTGGCGTTATTGCGATGACAGCGAGCATTTTAATTGGACAGGCGGCAAAAACCTACCAAAGCAGTGATAATTATTCCGCCATTTCAAACCAGGGAAGACTCGCGCTGGAAATGATGGCACGGGAAATCAGACTCTTGAGAAGCCCGGCCGATATCACTTCGTCCTGTGCGGCGGCAACTACGGCTTTGAATTTTACCGATACCAACGGAACCCCGGTAACTTATAGCTTCGCCGGTTCGACGCTCTCAGCCGGCGGCGTTCCCCTTGCGGACAATCTGACCGCCTTTACCATTACCTACTATGATAAAAGCAACAGTCCGACGAATATCTGTGGTTCTGCCTGGAGCATTGCGGTATCGCTCACAGCAGCCCAGGGGAGCGATTCTCTGACGATGAGAACGAGAATCCATCCGAGGAGCTTTTAA
- a CDS encoding MerR family transcriptional regulator produces the protein MRTSEILEKIQIPRHKLYYLEQKGYISPKRIPMGDLESRDYSREDFLKIQAIWKFLQKGFKHRTAYEQAMKELIGEKK, from the coding sequence ATGAGAACATCCGAAATTTTGGAAAAAATACAAATTCCCCGCCATAAACTTTATTACCTCGAACAGAAGGGCTATATCTCGCCTAAAAGAATTCCGATGGGCGACCTGGAGTCACGCGATTATTCCAGGGAAGACTTTTTAAAAATTCAGGCAATTTGGAAATTTTTGCAAAAAGGTTTTAAACATCGAACGGCTTATGAGCAGGCAATGAAAGAGCTGATCGGAGAAAAAAAGTGA
- the pilM gene encoding type IV pilus assembly protein PilM, protein MNLSRPLIGMDIGESSIKLSVISKQGSRLSLDYADRLPIQTSKGDLLSESEKMIGLKNLFSKNSFKKNPVVMNYTGNAPVIRYLKLPEMPENELAEAIQWEAKKVISEPLESKIIDYAILRKVSDGGKNTLEIILVAVDKGDVSEGLGIIRRAGVYPALMDVNPLALLKVVALNHSSEIGQDLIFIDIGSSKMEVNISRDGVLRFTRQIGRGGNNLSHLIMEKRSLSFEDAEKIKKEEGFSASELDETIKEEVDRMVLEVQRSIDFYRTQFRDILIKKIILMGGTPLMPGFRDYFETQFDFPVVLENPFSLLTGPTHLLKELNPVSSIWTASIGLALRGKVH, encoded by the coding sequence GTGAATCTCTCGCGTCCATTAATCGGCATGGATATTGGCGAATCAAGCATTAAACTTTCGGTCATATCAAAGCAAGGCTCAAGACTCTCTCTCGACTATGCGGATAGGCTTCCGATTCAGACTTCAAAAGGAGACCTTCTCTCAGAGTCCGAAAAAATGATCGGTCTGAAGAATCTTTTTAGCAAAAATTCTTTTAAGAAAAATCCGGTTGTCATGAATTATACCGGGAATGCCCCGGTGATTCGTTATCTGAAATTACCGGAGATGCCGGAGAATGAATTAGCCGAGGCGATCCAATGGGAAGCCAAAAAGGTGATTTCCGAACCACTCGAATCCAAAATTATCGATTATGCGATCCTCCGGAAGGTCTCTGATGGTGGAAAGAATACACTTGAAATTATTCTTGTTGCAGTTGATAAGGGCGATGTTTCGGAAGGATTGGGCATTATTCGAAGAGCCGGCGTCTATCCCGCCTTGATGGATGTCAATCCCCTAGCTCTATTAAAAGTTGTGGCGCTCAATCATTCCAGCGAGATCGGCCAGGATCTGATCTTTATCGATATTGGTTCTTCGAAAATGGAAGTGAATATCTCAAGGGATGGTGTCCTCCGGTTTACACGACAGATTGGGAGGGGCGGAAACAACCTTTCTCATCTCATTATGGAAAAGAGGTCACTCTCTTTTGAAGATGCCGAAAAAATCAAGAAAGAGGAAGGGTTTTCCGCGTCTGAACTCGATGAGACAATCAAGGAAGAAGTGGACCGGATGGTATTAGAAGTACAGCGGTCAATTGATTTCTACCGGACGCAATTTCGAGATATTTTAATAAAAAAGATTATTTTGATGGGAGGGACCCCTTTAATGCCTGGCTTCAGAGACTATTTTGAGACACAGTTTGATTTTCCTGTTGTTCTGGAGAATCCCTTTTCGTTACTGACCGGTCCCACCCATTTATTGAAAGAGCTGAATCCGGTCAGCTCGATCTGGACGGCGTCCATCGGACTCGCATTGAGAGGGAAGGTTCATTGA
- a CDS encoding PilN domain-containing protein: protein MKREINLITNEFAFDPLGKIKPIILAVWLGSLVLLLGGLILAKEFEIRNTRLESARISEQLSRTSLEENDLEQFIQKNGQSDTGVLFQNAIPWVDILSTIGTIVPEGTWLKTFDGGIRQEGKDQPPVKQMKLAGFAYSHAPITLLLSRLERQSLFSDIHLIYTQKGETLDDRYVHFEITGRMN from the coding sequence ATGAAACGAGAAATTAATTTAATCACAAATGAATTTGCTTTTGATCCGTTAGGAAAAATCAAACCGATCATTTTAGCTGTTTGGCTGGGAAGTCTGGTGTTGCTTCTGGGAGGTCTGATTTTGGCGAAAGAATTCGAGATTAGGAACACCCGGTTGGAATCGGCCCGTATTTCCGAACAGCTCTCGCGAACATCGCTGGAAGAGAACGACTTGGAGCAATTCATACAGAAGAACGGTCAATCGGACACCGGCGTCTTATTTCAAAATGCGATTCCGTGGGTCGATATTCTTTCAACGATCGGAACCATTGTGCCGGAAGGAACCTGGTTAAAAACCTTCGATGGCGGCATCAGGCAGGAGGGGAAAGATCAACCTCCCGTGAAACAGATGAAATTGGCCGGGTTTGCCTATTCACATGCCCCCATTACGCTTTTATTATCCCGACTGGAAAGACAATCTCTATTTTCAGATATCCATCTGATCTATACCCAGAAGGGGGAAACGCTTGACGATCGATATGTCCATTTTGAAATTACCGGGAGAATGAATTGA